In one Desulfoferula mesophila genomic region, the following are encoded:
- the tyrS gene encoding tyrosine--tRNA ligase, translated as MSVYDTFLERGYVAQCTDEVELSKLFNDETVLGYIGFDPTATSLHVGSLIPILSLVHLQRAGHRPIVLVGGGTGMVGDPSGKTEMRKILSLEELAANAEAIKNQLSPFLEFGPDKAMMVNNADWLAPLNYIEMLRDVGRHFSVNRMLAAESVKLRLETGLSFIEFNYMILQAYDFMHLCKHYGCRLQMGGNDQWGNIVAGVDLTRRMVNQTVYGLTFPLITTSTGQKMGKTHAGTVWLDAERTSPYDFYQYWVNTTDADVDRFLKLFTFLPLDEVEELSRLEGSAINQAKQVLAYEVTKFVHGEAEAKTAQAAAQAAFGGGAQADGVPSSPMDKARLAEGVPAFMLFNEVGLTKSSSEARRLITQGGAYVGETRIDAFDQPITLDMAGDDGAIWLRAGKKKHHRVVPE; from the coding sequence GTGAGCGTATACGACACCTTTCTAGAGCGCGGCTACGTGGCCCAATGCACCGATGAGGTGGAGCTGAGCAAGCTTTTCAACGACGAGACGGTGCTGGGCTACATCGGCTTTGACCCCACCGCCACCAGCCTGCACGTGGGCAGCCTCATCCCCATCCTCTCCCTGGTGCACTTGCAGCGCGCCGGGCACCGGCCCATCGTGCTGGTGGGCGGGGGCACGGGCATGGTGGGCGACCCCTCGGGCAAGACCGAGATGCGCAAGATCCTCTCCCTGGAGGAGTTGGCCGCCAACGCCGAGGCCATCAAGAACCAGCTCTCCCCCTTCCTGGAGTTCGGCCCGGACAAGGCCATGATGGTCAACAACGCCGATTGGCTGGCCCCGCTGAACTACATCGAGATGCTCCGCGACGTGGGCCGCCACTTTTCGGTGAACCGCATGCTGGCCGCCGAGAGCGTCAAGCTGCGCCTGGAGACCGGGCTGAGCTTCATCGAGTTCAACTACATGATCCTGCAGGCCTACGACTTCATGCACCTGTGCAAGCACTACGGCTGCCGCTTGCAGATGGGCGGCAACGACCAGTGGGGCAACATCGTGGCCGGGGTGGACCTGACCCGGCGCATGGTGAACCAGACCGTCTACGGCCTCACCTTCCCCCTGATCACCACCAGCACCGGCCAGAAGATGGGCAAGACCCACGCGGGCACGGTGTGGCTGGACGCCGAGCGCACCAGCCCCTACGACTTCTATCAGTATTGGGTCAACACCACCGACGCCGACGTGGATCGCTTCCTCAAGCTGTTCACCTTCCTACCCCTGGATGAGGTGGAGGAGCTCTCGCGCCTGGAAGGCTCGGCCATCAACCAGGCCAAGCAGGTGCTGGCCTACGAGGTGACCAAGTTCGTGCACGGCGAGGCCGAGGCCAAGACCGCCCAGGCCGCGGCCCAGGCCGCTTTCGGCGGCGGGGCCCAGGCCGACGGCGTGCCCAGCAGCCCCATGGACAAGGCCCGCCTGGCCGAGGGCGTGCCCGCCTTCATGCTGTTCAACGAGGTGGGGTTGACCAAAAGCTCCTCCGAGGCCCGGCGGCTCATCACCCAGGGCGGGGCCTACGTGGGCGAAACGCGCATCGACGCCTTTGACCAGCCCATCACCCTGGACATGGCCGGCGACGACGGGGCCATCTGGCTGCGCGCGGGCAAGAAGAAGCACCACCGGGTGGTGCCGGAGTAA
- a CDS encoding DUF4282 domain-containing protein gives MSNSNPNPIADLFDFSFNKMVTPSYIKVLYILLLVGIGVYCLMSIITGFAAGFGYGLMALVVAAIVTFIGVIFARIYMEVIMVFFRIKELLEGMAQGKCAAPTPPPAPEAPDKLGFGAGDI, from the coding sequence GTGTCCAATTCCAACCCCAATCCCATCGCCGATTTGTTTGACTTCTCCTTCAACAAGATGGTGACCCCCAGCTACATCAAGGTGCTCTATATCCTCTTGCTGGTGGGCATCGGCGTCTACTGCCTGATGTCGATCATCACCGGCTTTGCCGCCGGCTTCGGCTACGGACTCATGGCCCTGGTGGTGGCGGCGATCGTGACCTTCATCGGCGTGATCTTCGCGCGCATCTACATGGAGGTCATCATGGTGTTCTTCCGCATCAAGGAGCTGCTGGAAGGGATGGCCCAGGGCAAGTGCGCCGCGCCTACCCCGCCTCCCGCGCCCGAGGCCCCCGACAAGCTGGGCTTCGGAGCGGGCGACATCTAA